ttttacagatCTTTTCAATCACACTTTAATGAGAACGCGCTGTTTAGCAGTGGCATTGCTTCTATCAAGTTCAAGAATGATTATAAGGAAAAGTTCCGTAATATATCTAGAATTATGGACTGCGTGGGCTGTGACAAGTGCAAGCTTTGGGGCAAGCTGCAAACGCAAGGCCTAGGAACAGCGCTCAAAATACTCTACTCCGAGAAGCTGCAATCGGCCACGGAGAGCGGCCTGTGGGACAAGCCGCATATTGAAGCAGATCCCATATTCAGACTAAGCCGCACAGAAATTGTGGCTTTGTTCAATGCCTTTGGCAGATTATCCACCAGCATATACGAAATGGAAAACTTTCGACGTGTTCTGAGGTAGCCCGAACATATGGAAAGGCCAGGGAAAGGGCATGAATCCATTTCGCTGCACTAGAGTTAAACAAAGGCACCAAGGCTGCATACATCTAGTTAACCTCCAGGCACACATGGACTATTTATTATGGAATTTATTTCCGGTTTCCCTCCAATTGCAAACtccattaacagcagcagcagcaataagcgCCGGAGCAACCACAGAAGCTGCTagctttgtaaataattaataaaatattcaatttgaagGCTACTGGTACTTTGAAAGCAAATCAATCCCCCTTAAGACAGGTGTTTAATGTATATTTagagtatatatttatttattgtcaacTATGCAACTATTATTAGTTTATCGTAAGGCActtaatcaaaacaaacaacaaaaataaataacaaatttgtgcaATGAGTCAAACAGACTGTCAACCAAGCGTTAAGTTATAGATCAAACAAGTCTGGCGTTGCTATGCCTActaagctatatataattaactgctgtaaatatgtttataactACGCTTAGCAACCGTagcattttaaacaattgtcgGCAAACACAAAACGTTAAAGTAACTGAAAGTAAAGCTGTTCAAACTTTGAGCAAAATGGTTATCCTACATGTAAAGCACGGCGATGAGAATCTGTTTCTCTACGAGACCAGCGTCAGCAACAAAACCGATGTTGTGATACGTGAGCTGGTGGCTGTTTACAATGGACGTTTGAAGATTCAGCGCCTGTGCATGGAGATTGAGGAGCTGGCGGAACATGGCACTATGCTGCCCCAGGAAATGATTGGACTGAACGATGATCAGATTGAAGAGCTTAAGCTAACCGATGTGTGGGCTGAAAAGTGTATTCCAATGGGTGGCTTTAACTTCAACAAGGATCCGCTGCTGCGTCGCAACGGACGCCAGCCCAATGAGCACATGTGCAAGGTGCTGGCGAATGCTATGACTGATGCCAAGGCTATGATAGATAAGGTAAGCAACTGTTGCTTAGCTGCAGTCTAATAccttaactttgtttttatagaaattagTGAAAGATGCAAAGCCGCTTAAGCTGAAGGATGTGGAGGAGGCTTTGAACATACTGCGTGGCGCTGTTACTATTGTGTATCCCATGAAGCTGCCACCGCATGATACTATACAAATGGAGTTTGCCAATATGGAGGATCTGGCTGGCACACAAGCCTCCAAGGAGGTTATCGAGCCTTCGAAGGCACAGCTGTGGTTTGCTGGGCGTCAAGTGTTGCCAGGCAAGCTGCTTAGTGAGTATTTGGGCTCAAATGACAAGACCAAGGTGGTTGTTAAGTTGAATCAGCTGGGCGAGGGTCCGCCAGCGCGTGAGCAAGTCATCTCGGAGCAAGTGCGTCGTCAAATGATGGCAGATGCACATCGTCGTCAAGAGGAATTGAGGGTAAGCCAAAGAAATCAACTTTTTGCTTGTCATTTTGTAGAGAGAattccaaatattttattatacgtTATAACTATGTATAGTGGCTATAAGTGTATATTGGTATAAACAGCTTCAAAGTTTAATCAAAAGTGTAGTTAGTCAAGCCTGCTTTGGTGCACTTCCCCGAGTTAAGCTAAACTAATAGTATAacatgctatatatatataataggtATATCTGTTGTATATTGCATAGCTACGAAATCGAAAAAACTTAGGCAAAGTCGAAATGCCTTTCTTACTTTAGTAAATTGGTGTCTGCAGTTAAGTTAGGTTCGCGTACTTGTAAATACTATGTACTAAAAGTAAATGCAGTTGCCCAAAAATGTTGGTGCTGTGTTCCCAGTTTGGTTAAAACCCGAAGGCTTTGAGTTTGGTTCAGCAGACTCTTGCGCTATTTCGTTTGTTAGTTCTGGCGAATTGTTCGTTGGTTTGACAGTTGTATAAATGCAGATTGTCGAAGGCACATCAACTGAACCAAATTGTGTTGTGGGGCTGTTCGCAAAATCTCTCTAGGCAGAGATTGATAAAGCTCTTGAGTATTAAAATTGTTACTAATTAGAGTTATCTAGCAGAGAACTAAAGAGTGCTATCGTTGTTGAGTTTTACTAAAAGTTGAGGTAAATAGCGCTGAGTAGAAAGTAAATTCAGTTTCCATTGTTTGAGAGTAAAGATTGCTAAGTGTTTGGGTTTGGGAGCAGTTTGTAGCTTAAGTCGTTGCTAACTTGGCTTAGAGTATAACCAGTGGCTTCTCTGGCACATCGCATTTGGCTGCCTTTTCATCTTCATCCTCTACCAAATATTGCGCACTATTGTCCGTTGGACTCAAGGGTATCAGCGACTTGGTGCTGCCAATCATTTCATGCGTCTCCAAGCGTATTTCCTGCTCTATTACTAGCATCTCTTCACCGCCCTCAGCTGCAGCGCCCTGCTGCTCCAAGTCGACTGCATCATCGTCCGTATCGTACACTTGATCAGGCTGTGTGTTGGCCTTGGCATTGCCAAAGACATCATCATCGGAATCCTCACCAGCGCACACACAACGCATCTTGGCATCGTCGCCCACCTTTACGGACTTGGTTATAATACACAGCGATATGGAGGATATAACAAACAGCACTATGGGCAAAATTAGTGACACCAGCAGCTCTCTGTACACTTTGTCCAGATCATAGCGTGCGACCACAAACTCCACATTGGTAtccttaaatgcaaatattaaaagctgttGCTAGGAAATTTGATAGCTTTGCTAGCTTACCTTGTTGTAGTAGCATTGGTAGCGTGACTGTGCCGTATTGTTGTCGCCATCGCTGCCATAGCGCGCCACAAAGTCCTTGCACTCGCCACGCAGCGTATTAACGCAGCCCTCCAGATTAATAAAGAGTTTCTTCCAGGGGTATATGGTCAGATTAGCCTGATTGGGCAGGAACTTTTGCTCGGAATCCACAGCGCGTGTGCTGTTGTCATAGATGGCCCAGAACTGTGTAAAGTTCATAAATGGCGCTGGCAGCGTCTCATGCTCTAGTAAGGTGCCGTTAATACAGTCCGTGGCGCTGTagggcaaataaaaattgtataagtGTTTGGTCTTAGaactacaaatacaaatacacagcTTTTCTAACTTTACTCAACATTAACCTTTGGCCTTTGCTTAATTCCAACAGCTGGACATTTCTCTGACTCATTTTTATGTGCacatattatacaaaattttaagttaGCCGTAATGCTTGCGGTTGAATATATATGATTGGCTTTCTATGCATTTAATACGTATCCGCACCGTGTGGCTTATACTAATTATTGAGCTGCTCTAATTGTTTTAAGTTGCGCTTACGTGATGCGATTGTCCGATTCACGCGTAACTGTCGCACAGTTGGTCAGCAGATTGCCATCGTCCTCCTTCCAAATCTCGGTGGGATTAATGCGCACGCCATGCTCCTTGCCACGCGCCTCATTGAAGGCCACTGCGCTCTCACAGTCGGCGGTAATAAGATTGTCCTCCTGCAAGTGTCTGAGTTCTAAAGTACGGCAGTTAAGCATTCAGCAAACAGAAACTTACATGCATAATAAGCGTATTGACGTTGGTGGTGGTGATGCGTGAGCAGTAGCGATCGCAGCTGAAGGGTCGCTTAATCTTGGTGCAGTGCACGCCGTGGCATTCGAAGAAGCCATTCAGCTTGGTATTATCCTTGGCAGAGTTTATCGTAGGCCCATCCGGCTTGTGATGGCATAAAAAGAACTCGGACATGTTCTTGCAATGACCTGTGCATAAGGCAAAGTTAGTAAATCATTTAAAGTTTGCTTGGTATTAACCACTTGCCATTGGAGCAGTTGAAAACGCCGCGTATGTTGTTGCAAACGGTGCCATTGTTGCAGTTGAACTTGTTCAGGCGATTCAGGTCAATCTGTTAAATAGGTTAAAgtgcgaaataaataaatagtttagctaatgcatatttaaaaggATCGTAAACCAAACTGGCGTCGCGTTTATGTCAATAACACTGAGTTGGGGGCGTTTACTGTGTGCGTCAGCTAAGCACACAACCAAGTGCTAGCAGTGTGGGTGTGGGTCTGGTCTGGGGGTTGTGGGCAACACTTACCATGGCGCAGGAAGTATTTGCTATACGGCTACAGTTGTTTAGCTGTATATCCGTCCCATTGCGACGCACCACTGAGTGTATTTGTGGGCAGAAGCCGCTGGTTCTGGTCAGACACCATTCGCCACATGAGGCCCAGGGACAATTGTTGGGCATCTGACGATCCACAGTTTGGCACATAACCGGATCCAGTTCAAAGCCCGATTTGAAGGCTCTATAGAAACTTATTAGCTTGTCTGTCgcactttgcttttgtaacAACACTTACTTGAGTGAGGGCGAGTAGATGGCCACGCTGAGATACACAATGGATACACAGGATAGCACCATGGTGAGTTGGCAGAGGCAGATGGCGCGGCAGATGCGCTTATCCTGCTCGGGTATGAGACGCGGCTTATCCTTGCGTCGCGCCATctttgacagcaacaacaacaacaacaacaacaacaacgacgatgACTACGATTTCTAGTTCACAATTTACGACTTGTTGATTTCTTGtcctgctgctggtgctggtgtcCTGTGTCTGTCACCCTCAGCCGTTTTCAAGGTGATTGAGTTTGTTTGCAGCACTGGGCTATCACACAAATAGGGGGCGTAACTTCGATTAGTTGTGTGTGCTGAGTATTTATAGCACTTTCTGGTTTTCCAATTTTAGCaaacgtatacttgatatagTTTGCTTATATGCTCGATTCGTTTATTTGATTATGTTGCTAATGGGTTTTTTCTatgctgtcgttgttgttcctgctgctgttcctgCTGATTgacttttgatttgttttgagGCCAAGCTCCGCGCGCTGCAATCTAACACGTCCTTCTGCTGTGCGTGCCTGAAAGAAACTGTGCTGGGAGAGAGTAGCCAGGGCTGGCAAAAGGATACGGCATTGcgcacttttacttttactacttttttctttttggtggCAGCGAAAGCGAAAGTCGAAGCCAAAACAAACCCTTGGCTCAACAAATGTTTACCCCAAGCACTCGCTCTCtatttctctttctctcgctgtCACTCTCTCCCGTTTTACCAACGCTTGCGCTCTGT
The DNA window shown above is from Drosophila busckii strain San Diego stock center, stock number 13000-0081.31 chromosome 3L, ASM1175060v1, whole genome shotgun sequence and carries:
- the LOC108598113 gene encoding cilia- and flagella-associated protein 298, with amino-acid sequence MVILHVKHGDENLFLYETSVSNKTDVVIRELVAVYNGRLKIQRLCMEIEELAEHGTMLPQEMIGLNDDQIEELKLTDVWAEKCIPMGGFNFNKDPLLRRNGRQPNEHMCKVLANAMTDAKAMIDKKLVKDAKPLKLKDVEEALNILRGAVTIVYPMKLPPHDTIQMEFANMEDLAGTQASKEVIEPSKAQLWFAGRQVLPGKLLSEYLGSNDKTKVVVKLNQLGEGPPAREQVISEQVRRQMMADAHRRQEELRWL
- the LOC108599744 gene encoding LOW QUALITY PROTEIN: uncharacterized protein LOC108599744 (The sequence of the model RefSeq protein was modified relative to this genomic sequence to represent the inferred CDS: substituted 1 base at 1 genomic stop codon), encoding MARRKDKPRLIPEQDKRICRAICLCQLTMVLSCVSIVYLSVAIYSPSLKXVLLQKQSATDKLISFYRAFKSGFELDPVMCQTVDRQMPNNCPWASCGEWCLTRTSGFCPQIHSVVRRNGTDIQLNNCSRIANTSCAMIDLNRLNKFNCNNGTVCNNIRGVFNCSNGHCKNMSEFFLCHHKPDGPTINSAKDNTKLNGFFECHGVHCTKIKRPFSCDRYCSRITTTNVNTLIMHEDNLITADCESAVAFNEARGKEHGVRINPTEIWKEDDGNLLTNCATVTRESDNRITATDCINGTLLEHETLPAPFMNFTQFWAIYDNSTRAVDSEQKFLPNQANLTIYPWKKLFINLEGCVNTLRGECKDFVARYGSDGDNNTAQSRYQCYYNKDTNVEFVVARYDLDKVYRELLVSLILPIVLFVISSISLCIITKSVKVGDDAKMRCVCAGEDSDDDVFGNAKANTQPDQVYDTDDDAVDLEQQGAAAEGGEEMLVIEQEIRLETHEMIGSTKSLIPLSPTDNSAQYLVEDEDEKAAKCDVPEKPLVIL